From a single Maniola hyperantus chromosome 3, iAphHyp1.2, whole genome shotgun sequence genomic region:
- the AstC-R2 gene encoding somatostatin receptor type 2 produces MELEDVEMYANTNYSYDDNGTFNSTYENCPNLNLPIVYVVTQILYALVCVVGLLGNTLVIYVVLRYSKMQTVTNMYIVNLAIADECFLIGIPFLIVTMSVRSWPFGRFMCKAYMISTGINQFTSSIFLCIMSADRYIAVCHPIAAPRLRTPFVSRVVSAAAWTASALVMTPIFMYTTLIESENGLSCNIVWPEREFNKGQTSFTLYSFALGFAAPLTLIFVFYCLVIRKLKTVGPKNKSKEKKRSHRKVTKLVLTVIAVYVLCWLPYWAFQVALIYSPPNECASRITITVFLVAACFSYSNSAMNPILYAFLSDNFKKSFLKACTCAAGKDVNATLHVENSVIPRKKGGSAARAQSRALAEARGMSTQVEAAGGSRSEASTAVTSRSVAGSETLNMEARPSSLAPLIAPNGLTHTRL; encoded by the coding sequence ATGGAGCTGGAAGACGTGGAGATGTACGCCAACACCAATTACTCGTACGACGACAACGGCACGTTCAACTCCACGTACGAGAACTGTCCCAACTTAAACCTGCCCATTGTATACGTCGTTACCCAAATTCTCTACGCCCTTGTATGCGTCGTCGGCTTGCTCGGGAACACTCTAGTAATATACGTCGTCCTTCGTTACTCCAAGATGCAAACTGTCACGAACATGTACATCGTGAACTTGGCCATTGCGGACGAGTGTTTCCTAATTGGAATACCTTTTCTTATCGTCACGATGTCGGTCCGCTCGTGGCCTTTCGGAAGGTTTATGTGCAAAGCGTACATGATATCTACTGGTATAAACCAGTTCACGAGCAGCATTTTTCTTTGCATCATGAGCGCTGATAGATATATTGCTGTATGTCATCCGATAGCAGCCCCGCGTCTAAGAACTCCTTTCGTGTCTCGCGTCGTGTCTGCAGCAGCATGGACCGCTTCAGCGTTAGTCATGACACCGATTTTCATGTACACGACTCTGATCGAATCGGAAAATGGATTATCGTGCAACATAGTGTGGCCGGAAAGAGAGTTCAATAAAGGACAGACTTCGTTCACTCTATACTCGTTTGCTCTCGGTTTTGCCGCACCGTTGACACTGATTTTCGTCTTCTACTGCCTGGTCATAAGGAAGTTGAAAACTGTCGGCCCGAAGAATAAATCTAAAGAGAAAAAGCGCTCGCATCGAAAAGTTACCAAGTTAGTGCTGACTGTGATAGCCGTGTATGTCCTCTGCTGGCTGCCGTACTGGGCCTTCCAAGTGGCTCTCATATACTCTCCACCGAACGAGTGTGCCAGTCGGATCACTATAACCGTGTTCCTCGTCGCCGCTTGCTTCAGCTACAGCAATTCAGCTATGAACCCTATTCTCTACGCTTTCTTATCTGATAACTTCAAGAAGAGTTTTCTCAAGGCTTGTACTTGTGCTGCTGGGAAAGATGTCAACGCGACGTTGCACGTGGAGAACAGCGTGATTCCGAGGAAGAAGGGTGGGAGTGCTGCGAGGGCTCAATCTCGAGCGTTGGCTGAGGCTCGCGGGATGTCTACTCAAGTGGAGGCAGCTGGAGGGTCACGGTCGGAAGCGTCTACGGCGGTGACTTCTCGTTCAGTGGCCGGGAGTGAGACCCTCAACATGGAAGCCCGGCCGTCCTCCCTGGCTCCTCTCATAGCCCCTAACGGATTGACCCACACGCGTCTCTGA